A region of the Porphyrobacter sp. YT40 genome:
GGCCTTACGCTCGCCGGCGGCTTGGAACTGGTGTTGTGCTGTGATCTCGTCATTGCCGCGCACCCGGCCAGATTTGGCGACGCCCATGCAAATTACGGCCTGTTGCCCGGCGGTGGAGGGTCGGTTCGACTCCCTAGGAAGATCGGCGAAGCGCGTGCGAAACATCTGATGATGACCGGCGGGACCATCTCGGCTGCCGAGATGAAGGAAGCCGGACTCGTGACCCAACTGGTTGCTCCCGAGGATCTCATTGCGGCAGCGCAAGCGCTGGTAGAATCTCTTGCAGAAAAGAGCCGGCCAGGGCTCGCCTACATGAAGCAGCTAGTCCGCGCTGCGCAGGATAGCTCGCTCGAAGTCGGGCTGCGTCAGGAACTCGAAGCCATGGCTGCTTACGCCTTGTCCAACGACATTGTCGAAGGACTGGCGGCATTCCGGGAGAAGCGGAAGCCCGATTTTTCCGACCGGTGAGACCTGATCGGATGCGGAACACATTGGAAGAATGGATCAACGAATGACCGACATATTCGTCATGGGGGTTGGGATGACCCCGTTCGGAAAACAGTTCGACAAGAGCCTGAAAATGCTCTGCGCCGAAGCTTCGTCGCAGGCCTTTTCCGACGCAGGATGCACCGCCGGCGATGTCGAAGCCATCTTCTTCGGCAATTGCGTCCAGGGGCATATGGAGGGCCAGGACATGATCCGCGGCGAAATCGTGGCGCGAGCGATGGGCATCTCAAGCGTTCCCGTGGTGAATGTCGAAAACGCATGTGCGACGGCTTCCACGGCCTTGCACATGGCCGCCGCCTATGTTCGATCGGGGGCAGCGGATGTCGTACTCGCGCTCGGCGCGGAGAAGATGTACTCGCCCGACAAGGCGCTCATGTTCAGTGCATTCGATGGCGCTTGGGACGTGCATGAAACCGAGTCGGGCCGCGCGCAGCTGCTGGCCATGGGCAATGGCGTCGATGTTCCGGAAGGAACGACATCGAGTCAGCCTTACAGCGTTTTCATGGATGTATACGCCGCGATGGCACGCGCGCACATGAAGACCTACGGCTCGACGCAAGCGCAAATCGCGGCCGTCTCGGCGAAAAATCACATGCATTCGACGCGCAATCTGCTTGCCCAGTATCGCCTCCCATATACCGTCGAAAGTGTACTCGCTGCGCCTCCGATCGTTTACCCGTTCACACTGCCGATGTGCTCCCCGATCAGCGACGGCGCCGCCGCTGCGATCATCTGCAGCGAAGCCGGTCGGCGCAAACTGTCGGCAGCCCCGGACAGGGCGCTAAGAATCCTGGCGTCTGTGCTGCAAACCGGCGCCGCGCGCGATCCCTTTGATTATGACCACCATGTCAGCCGCCTTGCGGCGAACCGGGCCTATGCGATGGCCGGCGTGGGGCCAGAAGATATTGGCGTCGCGGAGGTGCATGACGCCACGGCGGTTGGCGAGATCATTGAAATCGAGGCGCTCGGCCTGACGCCGCCTGGCGAGGGCGGACTCGCGGCAGAGCGCGGTGAGACGGCGCTGGGTGGGCGTATTCCGGTAAACACGTCGGGCGGGCTTGAATGCAAGGGACATCCGATCGGCGCCACCGGGCTCGGCCAAATCTACGAGCTTGCGCTGCAATTGCGCGGCGAGGCGGAAGATCGACAGGTTCCGAATGCCCGGTTCGCGATCGCGCAGAACGGCGGAGGTTTCATCGGGGTGGAAGAGGCGGTGGTCGCCGTCACGATCCTGGGCCGGTAGTTGTCAGAGCGCGCCTAGGGAAACACGGGGTCACGATATGAACTTTGAGCTGTCCGATGAACAACGCATGGCGGTGGAAACCGTCCGCCGCTTTCTCGACAACAAGCTTGAGCCGGAAATCCGCCGG
Encoded here:
- a CDS encoding enoyl-CoA hydratase/isomerase family protein, which produces MDYEYILVEQRGPALWVTLNRPAALNSLSLALAEELAAAIEAAEADATVRACILTGAGRAFCAGADLLAIGDGTGGQTLAERLNLFLPPLGQAFNRIETSRLPIIAAVNGLTLAGGLELVLCCDLVIAAHPARFGDAHANYGLLPGGGGSVRLPRKIGEARAKHLMMTGGTISAAEMKEAGLVTQLVAPEDLIAAAQALVESLAEKSRPGLAYMKQLVRAAQDSSLEVGLRQELEAMAAYALSNDIVEGLAAFREKRKPDFSDR
- a CDS encoding thiolase family protein is translated as MTDIFVMGVGMTPFGKQFDKSLKMLCAEASSQAFSDAGCTAGDVEAIFFGNCVQGHMEGQDMIRGEIVARAMGISSVPVVNVENACATASTALHMAAAYVRSGAADVVLALGAEKMYSPDKALMFSAFDGAWDVHETESGRAQLLAMGNGVDVPEGTTSSQPYSVFMDVYAAMARAHMKTYGSTQAQIAAVSAKNHMHSTRNLLAQYRLPYTVESVLAAPPIVYPFTLPMCSPISDGAAAAIICSEAGRRKLSAAPDRALRILASVLQTGAARDPFDYDHHVSRLAANRAYAMAGVGPEDIGVAEVHDATAVGEIIEIEALGLTPPGEGGLAAERGETALGGRIPVNTSGGLECKGHPIGATGLGQIYELALQLRGEAEDRQVPNARFAIAQNGGGFIGVEEAVVAVTILGR